A region from the Neomonachus schauinslandi chromosome 2, ASM220157v2, whole genome shotgun sequence genome encodes:
- the LOC110584111 gene encoding LOW QUALITY PROTEIN: zinc finger protein 596-like (The sequence of the model RefSeq protein was modified relative to this genomic sequence to represent the inferred CDS: deleted 1 base in 1 codon), whose protein sequence is MDTGEPLLVNKARITKSEKFHSIHLQESVMFEDVAIDFTKEEWALLDISQQRLFRDVMLENISHLVFLGTSIYSLLKVLLHGLTFRSSFYSSLVKPTLDLVIAKVNLHRTQVHIHFFLHKHGIRFAKDPSSWSKEKSCGVKEQDFSKARVQHKSRASEDPIESTDLGDEFTHISALTQFLLIHLRKKHYFSKQCRKSLSEQSFLTQYNHIHTRGKLHKCHLCGKDLSNSFSLRRHKMTHTGRKPFECHLCGKGFLQSFALRNHNQTHSGEKPYKCHLCGKVFSQNSYLRQHEKIHIRKKLYECHLCKKAFIHSSYLRKHERIRSGEKCYECHQCKKTFSQSSGLSQHKRTHTREKPHVSLLCGKAFSRCAELRPHNRTHTGEKPYACHQCGKAFSQYFNLRHHERMHTREQPYECQLCGKFFSQYSSLRRHEGIQHWRENHEGLQ, encoded by the exons GAATCAGTGATGTTTGAAGATGTAGCTATAGATTTCACCAAAGAAGAGTGGGCCCTGCTGGACATATCCCAGCAAAGGCTGTTCAgagatgtgatgctggagaatATCAGTCATCTGGTCTTTCTGG GAACTTCAATTTATTCTCTGTTGAAGGTGCTGCTACATGGGCTGACCTTCAGATCATCTTTTTATTCATCGTTGGTAAAGCCCACCCTGGACTTGGTGATAGCAAAGGTTAATCTGCACAGAACTCAAGTCCATATACACTTTTTCCTCCACAAACATGGAATAAGATTTGCAAAAGATCCTTCCAGTTGGAGCAAGGAAAAGAGCTGTGGAGTGAAGGAACAGGATTTCTCCAAGGCCAGAGTCCAG CATAAATCTCGTGCTTCAGAAGATCCTATTGAAAGTACTGACTTGGGTGATGAGTTTACTCATATATCTGCATTGACTCAATTTTTGTTAATTCACCTGAGGAAGAAACATTATTTCAGCAAACAGTGTAGAAAATCACTTAGTGAACAATCATTCCTTACTCAGTATAACCACATTCACACTAGAGGTAAATTACATAAATGCCATCTATGTGGGAAAGACTTGAGTAATTCCTTTAGTCTTAGAAGACACAAGATGACTCACACTGGAAGGAAGCCATTTGAATGCCATCTTTGTGGGAAAGGCTTTCTGCAAAGCTTTGCCCTTAGAAACCACAATCAAACACACAGTGGAGAGAAACCATATAAATGCCATCTGTGTGGGAAAGTCTTCAGTCAGAATTCTTACCTTAGACAACATGAGAAAATTCACATAAGAAAGAAACTATATGAATGCCATCTATGTAAGAAGGCTTTCATTCACAGTTCCTACCTTAGAAAACATGAGAGAATTCGTTCTGGAGAGAAATGTTATGAATGTCATCAATGTAAGAAAACTTTTAGTCAGAGCTCTGGCCTTAGCCAACACAAGAGAACTCACACTAGAGAGAAGCCACATGTGTCTCTTCTGtgtgggaaagcattcagtcGATGTGCTGAACTTAGACCACATAACAGAACACACACAGGAGAG AAACCATATGCATGTCAccagtgtgggaaagccttcagtcaATATTTCAATCTTAGACACCATGAAAGAATGCACACCAGAGAGCAACCATATGAATGTCAGCTATGTGGGAAATTCTTCAGTCAGTATTCTTCCCTTAGACGACATGAGGGAATCCAACATTGGAGAGAAAATCATGAGGGTCTTCAGTAA